A DNA window from Pseudodesulfovibrio thermohalotolerans contains the following coding sequences:
- a CDS encoding formate/nitrite transporter family protein, with the protein MPANLDELVVRVADICTYKWDMVGKRPLAFLISSFAGGAMVVFGATLALSVSAGVGENLAPGLANLLMGLVFMFSLVIIMMSGMTLVTADMYIGIVGVFHKRITWGSFMWGILLGYIGNFIGSMFFMWLIGKSGAYAAWPWMAKSHAIAVAKTGYGAIEIFVMGIVCTWMLQTAAILFVKAEGDMARIAMAAYGPLAFVAGMTEHCIANIGFLALPLFQQEAFLEAAGRMGLAAPVILHWGFGQYGWAHNQLYTLLGNIVGGILFVGIPFQLVSNPKRVEMIYRSKTSFMGKL; encoded by the coding sequence ATGCCGGCCAATCTCGACGAATTGGTGGTACGCGTCGCCGATATCTGCACCTACAAATGGGATATGGTGGGAAAACGCCCGCTGGCTTTCCTGATTTCCTCGTTTGCCGGCGGTGCGATGGTCGTGTTCGGCGCGACCCTGGCCCTGTCGGTCTCGGCGGGAGTGGGTGAGAATCTTGCTCCCGGGCTGGCCAATCTGCTTATGGGATTGGTTTTCATGTTCTCCCTCGTCATCATCATGATGTCCGGCATGACCCTGGTTACGGCCGACATGTATATCGGGATCGTCGGCGTCTTTCACAAACGCATCACCTGGGGAAGCTTCATGTGGGGCATCCTCCTCGGGTACATCGGCAATTTTATCGGCTCCATGTTTTTCATGTGGCTCATCGGCAAAAGCGGCGCCTATGCGGCCTGGCCTTGGATGGCCAAGTCACACGCCATAGCCGTGGCCAAGACGGGATACGGAGCGATCGAAATTTTCGTCATGGGCATCGTCTGTACCTGGATGCTCCAGACCGCGGCCATTCTGTTCGTCAAAGCCGAGGGGGACATGGCCAGGATCGCCATGGCCGCCTATGGTCCGCTGGCCTTCGTGGCGGGCATGACCGAGCACTGCATCGCCAACATAGGCTTCCTGGCCCTGCCTCTGTTTCAGCAGGAAGCCTTTCTGGAAGCCGCCGGGCGGATGGGGCTGGCCGCGCCCGTGATCCTGCATTGGGGATTCGGCCAATACGGATGGGCGCACAACCAGTTGTACACACTCCTCGGCAACATCGTGGGCGGGATTCTGTTTGTGGGCATCCCGTTTCAGTTGGTGTCCAATCCGAAGCGAGTCGAGATGATATACAGGAGCAAAACCTCATTTATGGGGAAGTTGTGA
- a CDS encoding molybdopterin-containing oxidoreductase family protein has product MVQDGWHPTVCYQCKAECAILAKVQDGRVTEVKGNPKYGGKACVKGMAGVTLQYAKDRLTKPLKRVGERGEGRFEEISWNEAFDIIEEKLRSLYDRGEGHKLTYSFFPHSLTDPKWHFLNAYGGYINTGLPHCDSGKIVSEIKCWGGIPNHHIPPAWFTMPKDGIILLVGRHAFGCLDDACVPRDIMEAMDRGAKLIVVDPIFSPDAAKADWWIPIRPSGDTALFLGMIHHIIENDLYDKKFVEEWVREGDFDKVKAHVKDMTPEAMSAICDVPADDIRRLAVMCAEAPAVGVDGFKSIMLGQALDFGHAWSIFLAITGNLDNPGGQPIPELTPLSPVEPQPPGPPPLNEMGFHRTGPNRDAFRNYSFIMEPTWYEAQAIKDGSLKILLVTEANPALTEMGSKEWQKAVCMKDANGEYMLEFLLNTDIMLSETAKYADLVLPDQTHFERYELLYMPWWYNFGHGVLLRQPLVKAPGEAMHSNLVFIEIGKRMFPEYFQFKDDVEYYDIQLKGLGLSVEKLKAMGGKWSPGTMGFRKYRDGGFGTPSGTVHLYWEDLEEVGQQLPRAILAPEYDADVEEYPFIMISYRRIHINGTGPWSSNNAQLRDPASGQSTNPAILNPAAAAKLGIGDGDTVTIKSRTGELRMPVRLTEHIRPDCVGIMHGFGATVGRVAAGAGHCDNELIPDAGSHLEWQDLIGGEAHVSTRVRITR; this is encoded by the coding sequence ATGGTACAGGACGGATGGCATCCCACTGTCTGCTATCAATGCAAGGCGGAATGCGCCATTCTGGCGAAAGTTCAGGATGGACGGGTCACCGAGGTCAAAGGAAATCCGAAATACGGCGGCAAAGCCTGCGTCAAGGGGATGGCCGGGGTCACTCTCCAGTACGCGAAGGACCGTCTGACAAAACCCCTGAAACGGGTCGGCGAGCGGGGGGAAGGCCGGTTCGAGGAGATTTCCTGGAACGAGGCGTTCGACATTATCGAGGAGAAGCTGCGTAGTTTGTACGATCGGGGCGAAGGGCACAAGCTCACCTACAGCTTCTTTCCCCATTCGCTGACCGACCCGAAATGGCACTTCCTCAACGCTTATGGCGGCTACATCAATACCGGCCTGCCGCACTGCGATTCGGGCAAGATCGTCTCGGAGATCAAATGTTGGGGCGGCATTCCCAATCACCACATCCCGCCCGCCTGGTTCACCATGCCCAAGGACGGCATAATCCTGCTGGTGGGCCGTCACGCCTTCGGCTGCCTGGATGACGCCTGCGTTCCCAGGGATATTATGGAGGCCATGGACCGGGGAGCCAAGCTCATCGTGGTGGACCCGATCTTCAGTCCGGATGCGGCCAAGGCGGATTGGTGGATTCCCATTCGCCCGTCCGGCGACACCGCGCTTTTCCTGGGCATGATACATCACATCATTGAAAACGATCTCTACGATAAGAAGTTCGTGGAAGAGTGGGTGCGCGAGGGCGACTTCGACAAGGTCAAGGCGCACGTCAAGGACATGACCCCCGAGGCCATGAGCGCGATTTGCGACGTCCCGGCGGACGACATCAGGAGACTGGCCGTCATGTGCGCCGAGGCCCCGGCCGTGGGGGTGGACGGCTTCAAGTCCATCATGCTCGGCCAGGCGCTCGATTTCGGCCACGCGTGGTCCATTTTCCTGGCTATCACCGGCAATCTGGACAACCCCGGCGGCCAGCCCATACCGGAACTGACTCCGCTCAGCCCGGTGGAGCCCCAGCCGCCCGGCCCGCCGCCCCTCAACGAGATGGGCTTCCACCGCACCGGGCCGAATCGCGATGCCTTCAGAAATTACAGCTTCATCATGGAACCGACCTGGTACGAGGCGCAGGCCATCAAGGACGGCAGCCTCAAAATCCTTCTCGTCACCGAAGCCAATCCGGCCCTGACCGAAATGGGCAGCAAGGAGTGGCAGAAGGCCGTGTGCATGAAGGACGCGAACGGCGAATACATGCTGGAATTCCTGCTGAACACGGACATCATGCTTTCCGAAACCGCCAAATACGCCGACCTGGTGCTGCCCGACCAGACTCATTTCGAGCGTTACGAGCTTCTGTACATGCCGTGGTGGTATAATTTCGGCCACGGCGTGCTTCTCCGCCAACCCCTGGTGAAGGCACCGGGCGAGGCCATGCATTCCAATCTCGTGTTCATCGAAATAGGCAAGCGCATGTTCCCGGAATACTTCCAGTTCAAGGACGACGTCGAGTATTACGACATTCAGCTCAAGGGGCTCGGCCTGTCCGTGGAAAAGCTCAAGGCCATGGGAGGCAAGTGGTCTCCCGGCACCATGGGCTTCCGCAAGTACAGGGACGGCGGCTTCGGGACGCCGTCCGGCACGGTTCACCTCTACTGGGAGGATTTGGAGGAGGTCGGCCAGCAGTTGCCGCGCGCCATTCTCGCTCCGGAATACGATGCGGACGTGGAGGAGTATCCGTTCATTATGATAAGTTACCGCCGCATCCACATCAACGGAACCGGGCCGTGGTCCAGCAACAACGCCCAGTTGCGCGATCCCGCATCCGGCCAGAGCACCAACCCGGCCATTCTCAACCCGGCGGCCGCCGCCAAACTCGGAATCGGGGACGGCGACACGGTCACCATCAAGTCGCGTACGGGAGAGCTGCGAATGCCGGTCAGGCTCACCGAGCATATCCGGCCGGATTGCGTGGGCATCATGCACGGTTTCGGCGCGACTGTTGGCCGTGTGGCGGCCGGGGCGGGCCATTGCGACAACGAACTCATCCCCGATGCCGGTTCGCACCTTGAATGGCAGGACCTCATCGGCGGCGAGGCGCACGTTTCCACCAGAGTGCGCATAACCAGATAA
- the nspC gene encoding carboxynorspermidine decarboxylase, whose product MNGRLEYRFDPKLVETPSYVIDEGLLKDNLEVLASVRERAGCKVLLALKCFAMHAVFPLLAKKLDGICASSPHEARLGREEFGREVHTFAAGYSEADIRDLCETSDHIVFNSFAQLDRFRPLVRELAEAAGRDIELALRINPEHSEGATPIYDPCSPGSRLGIRRAQFDADNLDGITGLHWHNLCEQDADCLERTIEAVERNFADVLPRMKYVNFGGGHHITWPGYDVELLVSLITRFKEKWNVEVYLEPGEAVALNAGYLVAEVLDVVQADMPVAIMDSAVPCHMPDVIEMPYRPHIVGSGEANEKAWTCRIGGPSCLAGDVAGEYSFDQPARTGDRLVFTDMAIYSMVKTNTFNGIQLPSIYLFRPDSNEIPLVRSFGYEDFKNRLS is encoded by the coding sequence GTGAACGGCCGCCTGGAATACCGTTTCGACCCCAAGTTGGTCGAGACGCCATCCTATGTCATCGACGAGGGCCTCCTGAAAGACAACCTGGAGGTCCTCGCCTCTGTCAGGGAGCGGGCGGGATGCAAGGTGCTGCTCGCGCTGAAATGCTTCGCCATGCACGCCGTATTCCCCTTACTTGCGAAAAAGCTGGACGGCATCTGCGCCAGCTCGCCTCACGAGGCGCGGCTGGGGCGGGAGGAATTCGGGCGCGAGGTGCACACTTTCGCCGCCGGTTATTCCGAAGCGGATATCCGGGACCTGTGCGAGACGAGCGACCATATCGTGTTCAACTCCTTTGCCCAGCTCGACCGCTTCCGTCCGCTGGTGCGGGAACTGGCCGAAGCCGCCGGGCGCGACATTGAACTCGCCCTGCGCATCAACCCCGAGCACTCCGAAGGGGCCACGCCCATCTACGACCCCTGTTCTCCCGGCTCAAGGCTGGGCATTCGGCGGGCGCAGTTCGACGCCGACAACCTCGACGGGATCACGGGCCTGCACTGGCACAATCTGTGCGAGCAGGACGCCGACTGCCTGGAAAGGACCATCGAGGCCGTCGAACGGAATTTCGCCGACGTGCTGCCGCGCATGAAATACGTTAACTTCGGCGGCGGGCACCACATCACCTGGCCCGGCTACGACGTCGAACTACTGGTCAGCCTCATCACCCGCTTCAAGGAGAAATGGAACGTCGAGGTCTATCTGGAACCGGGCGAGGCCGTGGCGCTCAACGCGGGCTACCTCGTCGCTGAGGTCCTCGACGTGGTGCAGGCCGACATGCCCGTGGCGATCATGGATTCCGCAGTGCCGTGCCACATGCCCGACGTCATCGAAATGCCCTACCGTCCGCATATCGTCGGTTCAGGCGAGGCCAACGAAAAGGCATGGACCTGCCGGATCGGCGGTCCCTCCTGCCTGGCTGGCGACGTGGCCGGGGAATACTCGTTCGATCAGCCCGCCCGGACCGGCGACCGCCTGGTTTTCACCGACATGGCCATCTATTCCATGGTCAAGACCAATACATTCAACGGTATCCAATTGCCGTCGATTTATCTCTTCAGGCCCGATTCGAATGAAATTCCCCTTGTCCGCTCCTTTGGCTACGAAGATTTCAAAAACCGACTTTCCTAG
- a CDS encoding 4Fe-4S dicluster domain-containing protein has protein sequence MHQLGLMIDMNKCIGCKTCVVACRNHHGIVDHENCMPGEIPFYIRVESLTEGTYPLVSEHCWVVPCQHCKNAQCVKACASEAIVKDPQTGIVRIDADKCAGSKACIEACPYNVIQFDAVRNKAHKCDLCHDRVVAGEIPVCAEVCMTDAISFGEVEMLRQTALDQGREIDRKKSAMSIVYLKPTPKNTLAGV, from the coding sequence ATGCATCAGCTCGGCTTGATGATAGACATGAACAAATGTATCGGCTGCAAGACGTGCGTGGTCGCCTGCCGCAACCACCACGGCATCGTGGACCACGAAAACTGTATGCCGGGGGAGATTCCCTTTTATATCCGCGTGGAATCCCTGACCGAGGGAACCTATCCTCTTGTCTCGGAACATTGCTGGGTGGTTCCGTGTCAGCACTGCAAAAACGCGCAGTGCGTCAAGGCGTGCGCTTCGGAGGCGATCGTCAAGGACCCGCAGACCGGCATCGTCCGCATCGATGCGGACAAGTGCGCGGGCTCAAAAGCCTGTATCGAGGCGTGCCCGTATAACGTCATCCAGTTCGACGCGGTTCGCAACAAGGCGCACAAGTGCGATCTCTGCCATGACCGCGTGGTGGCCGGGGAGATTCCGGTCTGCGCCGAGGTCTGCATGACCGACGCCATCTCGTTCGGCGAGGTGGAGATGCTCAGGCAGACGGCCCTGGATCAGGGCCGCGAGATCGACAGGAAGAAGTCAGCCATGTCGATCGTCTACCTGAAGCCGACGCCCAAAAACACGTTGGCCGGCGTTTAG
- a CDS encoding saccharopine dehydrogenase family protein, with amino-acid sequence MSKVLIIGAGGVGSVAVHKCAQVPEVFSEIHLASRTKSKCDAIAASVKQRTGVDVPTYQVDADNVAETVELINRIKPDLLVNLALPYQDLTLMDACLETGVNYLDTANYEPPNEAKFEYKWQWAYQERFKEAGLMALLGSGFDPGVTNVFAAHAMKHHFDEIHVLDIIDCNAGDHGQAFATNFNPEINIREITQRGRYWERGEWVETDPLSWSMSYDFPEGIGTKKCYLMYHEELESLVMHIKGLKRARFWMTFGDAYLNHLRVLEGIGMTSIEPVEYKGQMIQPLQFLKAVLPEPGSLGPLTKGRTCIGNVMKGVKDGKEKTMYIYNICSHEAAYEEVGSQAISYTTGVPAMIGAMMMLTGKWSGEGVFHMEQFDPDPFMAALNSHGLPWQEAEL; translated from the coding sequence ATGTCCAAGGTTCTGATCATCGGCGCCGGAGGCGTCGGCAGCGTGGCGGTGCACAAGTGCGCCCAGGTTCCCGAGGTGTTCAGCGAAATCCACCTCGCCAGCCGTACCAAGTCCAAGTGCGACGCCATTGCCGCATCGGTCAAGCAGCGCACCGGAGTCGACGTCCCCACCTACCAGGTCGACGCCGACAACGTGGCCGAGACCGTGGAGCTCATCAACAGGATCAAGCCGGATCTGCTGGTCAACCTGGCCCTCCCCTACCAGGATTTGACGCTCATGGACGCGTGCCTTGAAACCGGCGTCAACTACCTCGACACGGCCAACTACGAACCGCCGAACGAGGCCAAATTCGAATACAAATGGCAGTGGGCGTATCAAGAACGCTTCAAGGAAGCGGGTCTCATGGCCCTGCTCGGCTCCGGGTTCGACCCGGGCGTCACCAACGTGTTCGCGGCCCACGCCATGAAGCACCACTTCGACGAAATCCATGTGCTCGACATCATCGACTGCAACGCTGGAGACCACGGGCAGGCTTTCGCCACCAACTTCAACCCGGAAATCAACATCCGCGAAATCACCCAGCGCGGACGATACTGGGAACGCGGCGAGTGGGTCGAGACCGATCCGCTCTCCTGGTCCATGAGCTACGATTTCCCGGAAGGCATCGGCACGAAGAAGTGCTATCTCATGTACCATGAGGAACTGGAGTCCCTGGTCATGCACATCAAGGGCCTCAAGCGCGCCCGCTTCTGGATGACCTTCGGCGACGCGTACCTCAACCATCTGCGCGTGCTGGAAGGCATCGGCATGACCTCCATCGAACCCGTCGAATACAAGGGCCAGATGATCCAGCCGCTTCAGTTCCTCAAGGCGGTCCTGCCCGAACCCGGCTCCCTCGGCCCCCTGACCAAGGGGCGCACCTGCATCGGCAACGTCATGAAGGGCGTCAAGGACGGGAAGGAAAAGACGATGTACATCTACAACATCTGCTCCCACGAAGCCGCATACGAAGAAGTCGGTTCCCAGGCCATATCCTACACCACGGGCGTTCCGGCCATGATCGGCGCCATGATGATGCTCACCGGCAAATGGTCCGGCGAGGGCGTCTTCCACATGGAGCAATTCGATCCCGATCCGTTCATGGCCGCCCTGAACAGCCACGGCCTGCCCTGGCAGGAAGCGGAGCTGTAG
- the speB gene encoding agmatinase: MASHFLEGEINNARPEEAAFHIIPVPLESSVSYGGGTAEGPAAIVEASTQLELWDGKSVPANNGIHTSASVDCSGDISKTLDRIEDAVTYAVECEAMPLVLGGEHTVTLGALRALKQKYPKFGVVQFDAHADLRNSYEGSLYSHACVMRRAADDLGLPIFQIGVRALCTEEVEYRKANDIPHLDARELFLKGIPKHLLPSDFPDRIYITFDVDGLDPSVIRATGTPVPGGIGWHEALTLLEAAVQDRELIGADVVELAPMDGDRASDFASAQLAYLIMGLKPAS; encoded by the coding sequence ATGGCTTCGCACTTTCTTGAAGGCGAGATCAACAACGCGCGGCCGGAAGAGGCCGCTTTCCATATCATTCCGGTTCCCCTGGAATCGTCCGTCTCCTACGGCGGCGGAACCGCTGAAGGGCCTGCGGCCATAGTGGAGGCGTCCACGCAACTGGAACTGTGGGACGGCAAGTCCGTGCCCGCAAACAACGGAATCCACACTTCCGCGTCCGTGGATTGCTCTGGCGACATTTCCAAAACCCTCGACAGGATCGAGGACGCCGTCACGTATGCCGTGGAATGCGAGGCGATGCCCCTGGTCCTCGGCGGCGAGCACACCGTGACCCTCGGCGCGCTCAGGGCATTGAAGCAAAAATACCCGAAATTCGGCGTAGTCCAGTTCGACGCCCACGCCGATCTCCGAAATTCCTACGAAGGCTCACTCTACAGTCACGCATGCGTCATGCGCCGCGCCGCCGACGACCTCGGCCTTCCCATCTTCCAGATCGGCGTCCGCGCCCTGTGCACGGAGGAAGTGGAATACAGGAAGGCCAACGACATCCCCCATCTTGATGCGCGCGAGCTGTTTCTGAAAGGCATCCCCAAGCACCTCCTGCCTTCCGACTTCCCGGATCGAATCTACATCACGTTCGATGTGGACGGACTGGACCCTTCGGTCATCCGGGCCACCGGCACTCCGGTTCCGGGAGGCATCGGCTGGCATGAAGCCCTGACGCTCCTCGAAGCCGCCGTGCAGGACAGGGAACTCATCGGGGCCGATGTCGTCGAACTGGCCCCCATGGACGGGGATCGCGCGTCGGATTTCGCCTCGGCGCAATTGGCCTACCTCATTATGGGCCTCAAGCCCGCGAGCTAG